The Coccidioides posadasii str. Silveira chromosome 2, complete sequence genomic interval tccgtacaggaaTCCTGAAAGGAATTGCATATGTGATCATCATGGGTCGTATTGCTTTTTGGTCACAGAGAGAAAATAATAGGTACACACTACCCGGTCCAAACTTTGGTCTGTTCTtctaactttttttttttttctccacagCCAAGAGTGTCTTTGGCACTGTTTTACAGGTGAATGAAACAAAGGTGAGAGTCCCAATTCCACTCCTAGCTCGTAGAAGAGGCAGGAAGGAAACCAATATTTAGCAATGGGCCTCGAGGCCATGGTCAAGAAATCGGACTATCGCTAAAAGTGGGAAGACCAAGGGTGGTAGAGCTGCGTCCGACGTTGATGGTAGCCGAGCAGTAACTCTCCATAAGAATTTGCTTCTTTTGGGTCATATATTAGGCCAGATTACGGCTCGTCTCACTCGTGACGGAAATTTCGGTCGCCACTCGAACCTCGTTGTCGGTCATTATCAAATAATAAAAAGAGTAAGTCATTTAGATACTGCGTTTTTTTGGATTTGGAAGCTCGATGGGCTCCTGGAATTAAGGCGTTAGAAAAGCTGAAGTTCGACGGCCCGACCAAAACAAACGCAAATACACGATGTTAGGAGACATACTGATTGAGCCCgtctttttcttcctccctctcgGGCCTCACATGGAGTTGTTGGCGGCGAATTTGCTTCCGTTCGACGTTTTAATCCCAGGCACACAACATTCTTGAACCCCTTGACATGTATCCCGGAATTTATATGGATCTCGATCGGACGGGACATTCCAGTCTCCCGATCATTCAAAATACCGGAGGCTTTCATTGCTGCCATGACTGACGAGGCAATCTGGGCAGATTTCACTTGTCTTTGTTGCTGGAGCTGCTGCATCGCGCCACTATTGGAAACTGTTGGCCGGAGCTCGGATGGAGCAGTCTTTCCATTTTCGAGATTTGGCCCAAAGGATGCCGGAATTGCGATGGTGTTGGCTTGGCCATCAACGACGATTGAAGAGTCAATCTTCAACACAATCGGGGGGAGTGGatcttcctcctcgtcgTCGACGTCCAAGTCATCGTTGGTTTGAACGGCAGTATATGGGGGAGGTGCGGCGGGCAGCGCGGGTTGATTCTGAAGACTTGCCAAAAATTCCGCCAGTTTCAGATTCTGGTGGTTAATGGAGTTCGAAGGAGGAAGCATCTTGCTGAGTATGTCAGAAAGATAAGACGTGTGATAAAGATGTGGATCGGATTAGATTGCGAACTAGCGCTGCAGAACGTGCTTGGTGGGAAGTTGGTTATGGTTTGAaagaggatgacgatgagAAGGGATCCTATGGttaaaataataataataataataataataatctaaTAGCAGGTGTAGATTTATATATCCGCAGGGCAAAGGATGGCGGCAGTGTGACAAACACTGCAATATGCAAATAAACCAGCCCGATCAAAAGGGACGGTGCAGCAATGGTTTCGGCAATCCACTTGAAATGGGCTCGGGCACCATCGATTGGTATAAAGGGTTCTCCGAAGATGAGAATGGGTCAGTCAATACGGAATAGATCTTAGAAAAGATCAAAGGCTGAGAGGGAATGAAGTTCTTTTTAAGTATTTAACTGGGTTGTGTAGAGAGGCTAGGTACTCTCTCAAAGGGAAAATGagagaaaaagcaaaggatAACGACAATAAAtaggaaaaaagaaatgggAAGGATGGTACATTGGGACAGGGCTGGAAAATGGGACGGTATTGCGTAAATAACGGCAACGAAAGCAGAGATTGCAGTGCATAATGGAGCCATAGCTCTCCTTCAATAGGACTCAGGACAATTATTGCACCTTGCGTCTCGATTGCTCACTCCATTAAGTTGCATACATAGAAACGATGGAACTCTTGTCTTTTTGATTGACCAAGAAGTCACTCATATGAACCCCCACAGTTACTGTGAGAATGAGCTCCAGGGGTAACTGAGGATGGGGATGACATTCCTGCTCCCACATCATGATTGGACGTCAGCACTGCATGAATATGATCCACGCACTCGGAGCGCTCTATTATTGATAGTCCTTGGTGAGAATGAATAGGTCGTCCTCCTATTGTTCGCAATTGTTGCAGCTGTCAATAGGGATGACTGGTGATTGGCTTAATTAGTTAAACCTTAGCCCACCGCTCCCCTTCAAGCGTTCAAGAACAAATTGACAAACAACAACACAGAGCACATGCATGTATTTCCCCCGGGATATCCTGAAGGTAAACCCCTGCCCACTTCCGCTGCTCTAGTTTCTGGTTTGCTTGCTCGCTTTCGGTGTGTTGGTGTGACAAGAGGGTTACAAGACCCCAGGTTACAAGGTTCAGTGACATTCAACCATTCTTGTGACACTCGGTTGAACACAGTATCAGCACTTGGTGTCAGAACAGATAATAGTGGCTGTGTCAATCAACTACAGTCCTGGTTTAGCGGTCTCTCAGTCAATCTCTGGAGCTGATTGTTACTCTGTCAAAGAATCAGGTATATTTGCTAGGCTACCGGGTCACAGACTACGTATGTAACACCTCGTACAAAGGATGCTTTCGTCTACATAGCTGTAAGGTTGAAGCAGAACACTTCATAGAACAGGAACATTCAGTTCAGTCCACATACCTTGGGGCAATTCTCATGCTGAGACCCTGTTGGAAACATAAAAAGTCTGGAAATCCTCCGACTGTCACCATAAACGCCCATGAAACAGCCCCGAATGCCCGAATACCATGCCAAGTAAAACAATCGTCCGGTGGCTAGCGCCGCGCCTGCTGAACGGAAACAACCTTCTTTCTGGTTCAAACGCCAAACAAACCCATTTTGTGTACAGCAGACGGTAAAACGGGTACCTGATAGACCGGTCTGAATCAACTTCGTCCAAAGGAGAAATAAGGTGCAGATGAGGATTTCTCGTAGCACACAGCTTAGATGCACATTATGCGAGAACTCGTCGAGGGGCAAAAAGGTTCTTCGACCACGTTGGTAACCGGCCGTCCCGTTCATATTCCACTCCGCAATTTTGGCAGAGAACCTGTGTAAAATAGTCATTAGAACgtggaaaagaagaagccgTCAGGGCAATGACTATACCTTTGGCCCCTCAGGCCCATCTCTCGCGGCCCAAGTGGCGTGTCCTGGCCAGGAGCAATAGGCGCATCGCCAGCTTTGTCTCTCCCTGTCGTGGATGTTAGTAGCCacatcttttttttttccttttttctttgctaTTTTAGGAATAAGCGCTTCTTACGCATCAGTGAGCGTgcctcctccacctccaTATCCCGCTACGCCACCAACGTCGGGAGTACCCCTACCTCCGGGCGTCCCACTTGCTGGACTATTACTTCGGGCACGACGCCGTCTCTTATTTCGTTCACCTCGACCTAGGGGGGTGTCTGGATCTGGGAGATCAAAGTAGCCGCCGGAGCTTTGACGCGTCATATCTAAGCTCATGTTGGCCGTCGACGAGAACCTGGCTGTTTCCCGTCGAAGTCTTCGAATTTGCCGTTCTCGATCTCCCTCACGCTTTTCTATATCTTCCTTGGACAGAATTTGAACCCTAGGCTCCCATTCGTCGCCCAAACCGTCGGGGTCGTACCGCCAGCCAGCCTCTCGGCCGTTCGCTGCTAGATTGTCGATTTCGGCTCCATCCCCGCCAATTCCCACTAAACCACCGCTTTCGCATGCTTCTTTCTTTAATTTAAGAACAGTCTCGCAGATGCCATGAGATATAACGTTTACCCATTCAGGTCCTAGACTGAGGTCTGCACATGTCATCCGGGCGAATTGATCCGCTAGGCCTTGATCATGGAGGAGGGACCATTCGAATTTGTCAGTGTATAGCTTATTTTGCAGAGTGATATCCAAAATAACAATACAACGATACGCGTCATCCGTATTAAATGAATTGTCGTCGGAAGAAGCACCCTGTGATATTGCTTGCTTCCCAGCAGCGTCAGCTTGGTTAGCTGGGGTGGTAGCGGATATCTGAGCAGGTGTGGGCGATTCTGGAATATATTGTGGACGGGATAGTGTGTTTTTTGAAGCGGGTATTTTCTGGAAAATTGGATGCATCGCCACGCCCGCATATTCCTCGAGCTGTTGGCGGATTTGATTACAGACAGCCGTTACCATCATCGGCAAATTTGGCAAATCCAATTCACGCACAAATGTAACCGCATATTCCTCGGGTGTAATGAATGGCTCATGGAGATTCCAAAGAATGAAATCTTTAATCCTATAGGGTGGAGCTGCTTCAGGCTTTCGATACGCTGGTGCCGTAGGGTTTATACCTAACTCAAGGTAATTTCGAGGCAAGGGAAATGGTTCAAGGGGCTGATGGGCAGGAACTTCAAGATCGATGCGAATAGGAACCAAGTTGAGAGGTAACAGGCCATAGCCTGTTAACTGAACTTCCTTCCTAGTAATGCATAAAAACCTTGGTTAGCGCACCATACGTCTGGAAGAAGGGAGACTTCGCATTACATTGCTTTTGGCCGTCTTCGAAGTAGCCATTCTCGGAAATTTGGCTGTACATTCGCGGGCGCGAAGATCTCTGTTCCAAGTTTCTCCCCTGTTGGTCCTCGATCCGGATGGATGTCCTCCCTTTTGAGGCTTCTTAAGCCAGTTGGTCGGCGCGTACTATCGCTATCATCGAAGTCTTCTTCATCGATGTCATTCTCCGCGTAGTTTATCGCGGCGGTCCCGCGCTTTGTGGTTCGAGAGGCCGGGGTCTGCGTCGCAGGAAGAACCGGGGTTAATAAGGCATTGGCATATTGGCGGAGGCGAGGGGAATAAGAAGTAACGGAAGCGAAGGGAAAAGACATTTCCTCAGGTTAGAGATAATGAAGCATTTCCTGCGCAAGCTATTCCGTTGTGCCGGCGCAATGATGCGCAGAGCAGAAAACGAAAGCCAAAAAGATATGATGATTTGAacaaagacaagatgttcacACTTGAAAGCCCTTTCCTTTTAAAATTGTAGTAATTGGTTAGGTCAGCATATATCAACAGACAGCtgagaagaaaaataaaataaaaataaaagtaaaagagAAGATAGTAGAAGATTGCTGGCAGTGAAGGCTCTCTTCCATCCAAAGGTGATCATCGATGGACGCTAACCTCTGTAAGCTTCAAATCCAACCCAAATTAGCCTTTAACTAACTCGTCAAGTACGCTAGTACACATCTAGCTTAATTAAGTGCAGTACATGTACCCCTGTCTCCTGGTGCCAGGCCACCTGGAGAATGGAAGTTGCCAGGCATTATCTCGCATTATTTGCTGGAAACTCTGCAATGAAATATATCGCAGAATAATGGGCTATCTTATGTACAGAGGCCCAGGAATAGAGAAGCTGTCAGCCATTTTATTGTTGCTTTCAGCAGATTCGCACAAATATACTCTGTATTCCTAGGTTTGTTCGCATGTCTCCTCACAGTTCACGTCTTTTTCCCATCGCACCTTAGTAAAAGGCAGACAGACGCGCCTTCTCAAGACTAGACGTAGCAATGCTGTTGCTGATAGACAGGCACTTGATCAAACAGACATTATTAGAAGTGTCCATAGATGAGACATCCACATCTTTAAGACTGTAAGTTATAACACTTGTATATCCACATCTCAGAAGCTGGGGATAGAAAGCAATTCAAATGTCATATGACCCAAGGTCTAAATATAAGAATACAACATCTGTCTAAGTGTATTCATTAGTAccaaaagaaaggaaaagaaaagaagaaccAAGTAGAAGCAACCACTTGGAGATACAAAGTTGGCTTTAGGACAGGTAAACCTAGCAAAGTGGAGTCAAAATGGCAAATATGAGCATCAAGGGATAGATCCATGCAGAACAAAACTTTCGAGGACGTCAAATAAAGGAAACAATACAATAATCTAGCTCTCACTGTTTGAAACAGGAAATACAATAACACTTGGGGGATATATTGAGCATGGAGGAATGAAATAGGAAACTGCCACTGTACCACATGCTGAGGATAGGAGGATTATCATCAACCTCATCGCCCAAAACAGGTGGGAAAATCGAGAATTAAATGCCTTCGTCAACGAAGTCCAATCACACTCTGCAACAGGTTAGTTTGGTAGGTTCAGGCAACTATAATAGGAGGGAATCCAACGTCCAGACACATACCATTTCAAGCGTCCAAACCCTACGGATCCAGACTTTAAGTGTGCCCTCTACCCCTTCTATCCCTTCTAGCTCCACACCTTCCCACCAACACCGTCGCGCGGGCTTCCTCCAAAAAAGGAGCAATTTCTGGGCCATGCCAACAGCATTGTTATTAGCTATATCGCTCCGGATATCAGTCCGCAATTTGGCTAATCCCAAGCTGCATATGACAGCCTTATTGGGCTCTCCAGAGCGGTGTCCCCACTGGTCGTTGTGATTGAATCCGCTAGGACACGTAGGCCGATTAATACTTGACCATACCTCTACATTGGAAATGTGACTCACCCAGCCGTTAACATCTCGATCAGGTGCTGTTCTGTCGTTCCGGCCTCGTCGCTTTTCTTGAGACCGGAAAAGATTCCATCCTGTTTGAGCAAAGCTCGGCCAGCAGCTCGCTTGATTTCCATCATCTCGGGATGGTCAATTTCCGCATGGGGTGGAATCACGTAGAAGTCAAGGTCCTCGCGAAGTACTATGATTCCCGCGCGATCCTGAAGCATATCTCTAGAGGCACTCTGCATAGGGTCGACTTGCTCCCCTTCTGGTGAAGTAGTCGGGGATGGAGATGGGGACGGGATCGACTGCGCCACGGTCCGGAAAAAATCTAGCATATACTGAAGGGATACAGGGTCATACTAGTCAAAAAGCGTAAGAATCTAGTCTAAAACAGGCCGAGGGCAAAAAAAGGATGATTTCGAAGCCAACCACATCCATCTACCCACTTACGTCGACTGAGTATACATCTCCCTCGTGGAATCCGCCCATATGGCTGTCAGGAAGCAATCCGTTGGGGAAAAGAGACAGTAATACAAACTCCGGTAGAGTGAGTAATTCATCGCGTGATAATGTGAATCGAGTGCCACTAAAATCGCTGAAAATCAGAACCCGATCATCGTCCAGACGGCCATAAGTTTCTTCGAAAGGGGAGACACAAACCGTAGATCCAAAGTAATATGCTCATCTCCTCCAATGTCTACGCAAATCAAAGTGAGATATGTATCAGTTTTCCAACCAAAAAAATGGCATTCTTTATAAAAGGGTTCATCGCCATCACGGCTGGCCACTCATCGAACAGGATTCCGACACATACCTCCAAGCGTATTGAGCGGCGGCCCTCCCGTTTGTTGCACTTGAGTAATGATACTCGCTGCCCCTCCCGCAGCCGCCATGACGTATGTAAATGATTGAAGAGGGCTGGATCCTTCGGTGTAAGGAGGAGGAGGCTCAGCGTCGTCTGAGCTTTTCCCTGTGGAttcccctttcttttctctcgaAAAAGCAGCTTTGGTATCTGTAACAACGGAGGATGCGGCTGCGGGTGAAGAGAGGGCAGGACTTTCCTCAAAGGGCGGAGCAGGCGCGAAAGGAGCAATGAAGGGAGCGCTTGAACCTGTGATTATGTCTTTGACCCGCTCAGACTCAGGCTCGGGGTGAAGGTAGAGCGACGAAAAGGGAGGCGGGCGAGGGGACGGGGGACTCGAGGAGGAAGAActgggagaaggagaaggagaatGGGGAGGTGGAGGTGGCGGAGGATATGTGTCGTCGTTCTCCACGATGAAGGTGTAGCGCTCACAATATGGCAGCGCCCTAGCAGGCGAGCCGAGTGAATCCTGTCGGTTCGACAAGGCGATGAAGTTATTAATTTGGAAGCAGTAAAATAATGGCCCTTGTGCTCCTTGGCCCCTGCAATAGCAAGGTCAGAATGGGTGCGCTTGAATCTCGACTGGGTTTGTCCCAACACCCTACTAGCTGAATTGGGGTGCTAACGTCTTGTACACGGCGCTTCAAACGGACAGGCAGGGCAATTTGGAGTCAATATTTAAACATTAAATTTTCAGGGATGGATCTGATGGACTTTCATTTGTCTAAAGATGCGCATTGTTGTGAATGAAAAGAGGGCGCTATTAGTGACATACAATTGGAGGTCAAAGTTTTGGCGGTCATCGTCTCCTATTCTAAGTGGCGGTTCTCCATCAAATAGGGCCTCTCCAACCACCTGGAGTGTTAACCTTCCCCGAAACTATCACAAGCAGTCATCTGTTTAGGTGTAttctgtacggagtacagagtgcCTGATATGAGATAATCATTACATAGGGTAGAAAATGTAGATTCAAAAGGTATCCCTTGCTGGCACTATCATACAAACTAAACGTGTAAGATACATTTTCAGGGAACAGGCTCTCGAAAACAGTTGACAGCATCTCTCTGGTCAGTTAGCAGAGCTAAATAATAATGTCGTGCGACTCTAAACAATGCGGACAGAGGCAAGGCACGGGAAAGCCAACCCGGGGATTCACTAGTGATGGTGCCCAGACTCCTCTAAGTGGACTGTTGTCCGCTGCGCTGTTAAGTCTCCCTTGGAAAACGTTGGACACCGCCCCGGCACTAACGGCGCACGTGGTTTCAGAAGAAATCTTCCTAGCACCTTTGATATTGGAGGAAAGTGGCCGAGTATCTGGGGTCCCAGAGTCAGGTCTCTATTGAGACGATAATTTGATCTTCATGCAACACCCGTCTGTGGCCTAGTCTCACCAAACTTACTAGTGTCGTCGTGATGAATGAAAGTATTTTGAGAATCCTCCGCATCGGATCTGCGCGACAACTTCCTCTGTTCCGGGTAATATGGTCCACCTGGATGTAGAGGTTGAGCCGCCTAAGAGGCACATTAGTAAAAACGAGCGTTACCTTCAAGGATTTTATCGAGTACCAGCGTCCGTGTGGGCAGCCGAAAAATTCATGGAAGGGTACTGACTTGGCGGAATTCGTCGCCTTCGACCGTGACCTCGCGATCTCGAAGCTGCCGCATCAATGCAAGAAAATTGCTCTCTTTGAACTTCTGGCTCTTATCGTGACTGACGCTCTCGAGTAGCTGGCCGGCCGTTCGGGCAAGTTCCTCGGCTTCATCTGTAACGGGTTGCTGTGCTGGTATTGTATCTGACCCTATCTTTATTGGTTCCAACGATATCTCCTCATTTAGCGTTTCATTTTCCAATTCCTGGAGCTTGTTCTCTTGTAGTTCAACCTCAGCGCGGGCCTCGGCGAATGCCGCTTCAAACGCTACCTCATCAAAAACCTCTACTGGCTGCGAGTTCTGCGATTCGAGTATATGGGACTGGTCTGTGTGGTTTGTCCCGAATGTGTTCATTGGTTGATATGGCATATTCGCCATGGGGCTATGCATCATTTGCTTCTGCGGTATCGGATTTTGCAAGTTTGGTTGGGCCTGGTTGATAAACTCATTATGCCAGCTCGACGAAACGGGGGCATGAACAGCCACCTGGGCTTGGAGTCGATGTTGAACAACTGAAGGAGATGGCGCTGAAATATGGAGGTTTTGGAAATCGGAAGCCCAACCAGAATTTTGTGGGTGGTGGTTTAACGGGGAGAGAGCTGGCCCTCTTTCGTGAAAGACCGGTGGACTATGGATATCCGGTACAGCTGGGCCTGAAAGCCCGGACTCAAAAGCCTGAAACTCGGGATCTAGAGTGCCTTCATTGGGGTTACGAGACCGGAAGCCCTTGTAATTCTGGTCAGTAAACGCTGCGTGCTAGTGGTTGTGGACCAGGATGACAGGCCAGGCTTACCTGTGTGGGAGTATGACGTGATGATATTCGGTCTTGCTGAAGAGTTCTGTCTGTAGAAGCATGCTTCTGAAAATTCTGAAGCGCATTTGAAGGCCCGCAGAGTGCGTCTGCCATGACCGAACGTCGCCTTGGTAGATGTCAACTGATGAAAGACGGAATGGCGATCGAAAGGGCGAAGAGACCAGGACGGCGAGCAGGAGAAACTGAAACTGGCAATCCAAAAGGGTTCAGGCTTGACTAGAGCACCTCGCTCGTTATCATAATTATCGCATTATACTTAATGGAATATCCATGCATAGTGCATCCAAAATGGAATCCTTCAGATGCTTGGGGATGTGTTTCACTTTCAACCGAGGCGATGATGAAAGCGGAGGGGCAACGGTGTCGGTTAGAATTTCCCGATTGGCTGGACTGGAatcctgtactccgtacggggGAAAACTAACGGTAGCTCTCACCTACCACACAGATCAAtctatggagtactccgtactccgtactgcgACGCCTCTACGGAGCACTTCGTATACATTTACAAAATGCAATAGATTTACAACATAATATTTTAACTGTCACAAAAGACATGACCTGAATATTTATTATTTCTATTTAGTAAGTTATTCATAGTATTCTTGTAAGTTCTCATTCTTTCAACACCTCTTCTTGTGGAGATTACAGAAATTACAAGATATTTTTGGTAATTTATAGCAAATCTTGATATTGTATGTGAGGATTATCAGCAATCAAGCTCAAACTTTATCTATAATCATAAAAGAGATGCATATCATCTATCCTCATAATTAAAAAGTCACAATAACATCTAGCCGCAGAGATATTATGTTGTAATTTATCGCATTTTGTATGTGTATACGGATAGTGGTGTCTTGGTGGGTGATTTGTTAAAACCAGCGCGAAGGATTATATAAGCAGACCTTTCGGAGGCGGAATATAGTTTACCCAAAATTAGTTCTAGATTGATAAGATTAGATCAAAGCATTGGTGGCAGCAAGGGGCTGTGGTGGCTTGTTTGCGACTTTGGGCCAGCTATGAAGGTCCCATTATCACAAAACCTAGCTGGAGTGTCGCTCCATTACCCACCTCGATCAACAGCCTCACGTCCTTTTCCAATTGCATTAGATTTCCTTATAGCCTGACTCGGACGGCATAATCCGTTGCTGTCAAAATGGTATGCCTAACTCTTGCACCATTTCCCTCTCGAGCCGCCCTCTCACTAATCAACTTGGTAGGCACAAGTGATAACCAACTCCGGTCACGATGACATGATTGTACGTTCCCTTCAGTCCTCTAGGTACCATCTTACCAACGGACGGAGATGCTCTCCTCGAGGCTTGCTAGCTATTGCTAAGTCACACGCTAACCGGTTGTAGCATGATGCTGGGATGGACTACTACGGCCGCAGATTGGCGACATGTTCCTCTGATAAAACAATAAAAATATTCGAGTTGGAGGGCGATTCACATCGGCTTATTGAGACGCTTAAAGGGTGAGAGAAGGCTCCGTATCCACTTCTGACTGTGTGGAGGTTAACGAGGGTTCCCTGAAGGCACGAAGGTGCGGTGTGGTGTGTCGCATGGGTATGTACATCCAGTGACCCTCTGCATCTCCAATATGCAAAGGACTACTTAACCTCATATTGACGAGTGACTTATTCTCCAGGCGCACCCTAAATTCGGCACCATTCTCGCATCCTCCTCTTACGATGGCAAGGTCCTAATATGGCGCGAGCAAAGCTCTGCCGCGTCAACCGGCAGCTCGTGGAGCAGAGTTTTCG includes:
- a CDS encoding uncharacterized protein (EggNog:ENOG410PYDT~BUSCO:16127at33183); protein product: MLPPSNSINHQNLKLAEFLASLQNQPALPAAPPPYTAVQTNDDLDVDDEEEDPLPPIVLKIDSSIVVDGQANTIAIPASFGPNLENGKTAPSELRPTVSNSGAMQQLQQQRQVKSAQIASSVMAAMKASGILNDRETGMSRPIEIHINSGIHVKGFKNVVCLGLKRRTEANSPPTTPCEAREGGRKRRAQSEPIELPNPKKRSI
- the SFH1 gene encoding Chromatin structure remodeling complex protein sfh1 (EggNog:ENOG410PISS~COG:B,K~BUSCO:6266at33183); amino-acid sequence: MSFPFASVTSYSPRLRQYANALLTPVLPATQTPASRTTKRGTAAINYAENDIDEEDFDDSDSTRRPTGLRSLKREDIHPDRGPTGEKLGTEIFAPANVQPNFREWLLRRRPKAMKEVQLTGYGLLPLNLVPIRIDLEVPAHQPLEPFPLPRNYLELGINPTAPAYRKPEAAPPYRIKDFILWNLHEPFITPEEYAVTFVRELDLPNLPMMVTAVCNQIRQQLEEYAGVAMHPIFQKIPASKNTLSRPQYIPESPTPAQISATTPANQADAAGKQAISQGASSDDNSFNTDDAYRCIVILDITLQNKLYTDKFEWSLLHDQGLADQFARMTCADLSLGPEWVNVISHGICETVLKLKKEACESGGLVGIGGDGAEIDNLAANGREAGWRYDPDGLGDEWEPRVQILSKEDIEKREGDRERQIRRLRRETARFSSTANMSLDMTRQSSGGYFDLPDPDTPLGRGERNKRRRRARSNSPASGTPGGRGTPDVGGVAGYGGGGGTLTDAERQSWRCAYCSWPGHATWAARDGPEGPKVLCQNCGVEYERDGRLPTWSKNLFAPRRVLA
- a CDS encoding uncharacterized protein (EggNog:ENOG410PNDS~COG:S~BUSCO:4830at33183); amino-acid sequence: MAAAGGAASIITQVQQTGGPPLNTLGDIGGDEHITLDLRGTRFTLSRDELLTLPEFVLLSLFPNGLLPDSHMGGFHEGDVYSVDYDPVSLQYMLDFFRTVAQSIPSPSPSPTTSPEGEQVDPMQSASRDMLQDRAGIIVLREDLDFYVIPPHAEIDHPEMMEIKRAAGRALLKQDGIFSGLKKSDEAGTTEQHLIEMLTAGGFNHNDQWGHRSGEPNKAVICSLGLAKLRTDIRSDIANNNAVGMAQKLLLFWRKPARRCWWEGVELEGIEGVEGTLKVWIRRVWTLEMSVIGLR
- a CDS encoding uncharacterized protein (EggNog:ENOG410PQX7~COG:S), giving the protein MADALCGPSNALQNFQKHASTDRTLQQDRISSRHTPTQGFRSRNPNEGTLDPEFQAFESGLSGPAVPDIHSPPVFHERGPALSPLNHHPQNSGWASDFQNLHISAPSPSVVQHRLQAQVAVHAPVSSSWHNEFINQAQPNLQNPIPQKQMMHSPMANMPYQPMNTFGTNHTDQSHILESQNSQPVEVFDEVAFEAAFAEARAEVELQENKLQELENETLNEEISLEPIKIGSDTIPAQQPVTDEAEELARTAGQLLESVSHDKSQKFKESNFLALMRQLRDREVTVEGDEFRQAAQPLHPGGPYYPEQRKLSRRSDAEDSQNTFIHHDDTSKFGETRPQTGVA